A section of the Solea solea chromosome 17, fSolSol10.1, whole genome shotgun sequence genome encodes:
- the si:ch211-22i13.2 gene encoding pinin — translation MSTKAECRVSSSSSRTEERRRSRSQGQEKGKRKRSRSRSSSSSSSSSSSSSSSSSSTSSSSSSSHSSSCSRSSSSSSDSRSKSRKQSKKSKKEKQHKKKGKKEKRHKRKKDKKAKGGEENAGPVQISKYLKDKKKGKYSMISGKKIKMKVKKSKKDKQRDKNRAELLEFLNSTV, via the exons ATG tcaacTAAAGCAGAGTGCAGAGTGTCCAGCTCCAGTTCCAGAACAGAAGAAAGAAGGAGATCAAGAAGCCAAG GACAAGAAAAAGGGAAGCGGAAGCGCAGCCGTAGTagatcttcttcttcctcctcctccagttcgTCttcgtcatcttcatcatcatcatcaacctcctcatcctcctcttcatcacactCATCCAGTTGCAGTCGAAGTAGCTCTAGTAGCAGTG actCTCGCAGCAAATCCAGGAAGCAGTCTAAGAAAAGTAAAAAGGAGAAACAGCACAAAAAA AAAGGGAAGAAAGAGAAGCGGCATAAGCgcaaaaaagacaagaaagccaaaggaggagaggaaaatgcAGGACCTGTACAGATCTCGAAG tacttGAAGGACAAGAAAAAAGGCAAGTACAGCATGATCTCAGGGAAGAAAATTAAGATGAAAGTTAAGAAgtcaaagaaagacaaacag CGAGATAAGAATCGGGCAGAACTCCTCGAGTTCTTGAACTCTACTGTGTGA
- the rhag gene encoding ammonium transporter Rh type A: protein MPAYATNMRLKFPILALILEIITIILFAVFVVYDDGKGHGHKDHNATHHEEKPMDLYPMFQDVHVMIFIGFGFLMTFLKRYGFSSVGINLLLAAFGLQWGLLMQGLWHLEDGKIKVSIFKIINADFSTATVLISFGAVLGKTSPVQLLIMTILEITIFSINEHLVAEVLKANDVGASMIIHAFGAYFGLAVARVLYRPGLRNGHENDGSVYHSDMFAMIGTVFLWMFWPSFNSAIADPGYTQLMAVVNTYLSLAACVLSAYAVSSLVEHKGKLDMVHIQNATLAGGVAVGTCADMNIEPFGAMLIGLVAGIVSTLGFKFLTPILASNLGIQDTCGVHNLHGMPGILGGLAGIVAVAMGKKDGGNPAMQAAALASSLGFALVGGVITGFIMKLPFWGQPPDQNCFDDSLYWEVPEDEEENEESLAQADHSKNKAEA, encoded by the exons ATGCCTGCGTACGCCACCAACATGAGACTGAAGTTCCCCATCCTGGCCTTGATTCTGGAGATTATCACCATCATACTGTTTGCGGTGTTTGTTGTCTATGATGATGGCAAAGGTCATGGGCACAAGGACCACAATGCCACTCACCATGAGGAGAAGCCTATGGACCTCTATCCCA TGTTTCAGGATGTCCACGTCATGATCTTCATTGGTTTCGGGTTCTTGATGACCTTCCTCAAGAGATATGGCTTCAGCAGCGTGGGCATCAACTTACTCCTGGCCGCCTTCGGCCTCCAATGGGGCCTCCTCATGCAGGGCCTGTGGCACCTGGAAGACGGCAAGATCAAAGTCAGCATCTTCAA AATAATCAACGCAGATTTCAGCACAGCTACAGTCTTGATCTCCTTTGGCGCCGTTCTGGGTAAAACCAGTCCTGTGCAGCTCCTCATCATGACCATACTGGAGATCACTATCTTCTCCATCAACGAGCATCTGGTGGCCGAGGTTCTAAAG GCTAATGATGTTGGAGCGTCCATGATCATCCATGCTTTTGGAGCCTACTTTGGCCTGGCAGTGGCTCGAGTCCTTTACCGTCCAGGTTTGAGAAATGGACACGAGAACGACGGATCTGTATATCACTCTGATATGTTTGCGATGATCG GAACTGTCTTCCTGTGGATGTTCTGGCCCAGTTTTAACTCGGCCATCGCTGATCCAGGCTACACTCAGCTCATGGCTGTGGTCAACACATACCTCTCCCTGGCTGCCTGCGTGCTCTCTGCCTACGCCGTCTCCAGCCTCGTGGAGCACAAAGGAAAACTGGACATG GTGCACATTCAGAATGCCACATTGGCTGGTGGTGTTGCTGTGGGAACGTGTGCTGACATGAACATTGAGCCATTCGGGGCCATGCTGATTGGTTTAGTGGCTGGCATCGTCTCTACCCTTGGCTTCAAATTTCTTACT ccaATCTTGGCGTCCAACCTGGGCATCCAGGACACCTGCGGCGTCCACAATCTGCACGGCATGCCTGGCATCCTGGGTGGTTTGGCTGGTATTGTGGCTGTTGCTATGGGGAAGAAAGATGG AGGCAACCCTGCCATGCAAGCTGCCGCCTTGGCTTCATCCCTCGGGTTCGCCTTGGTTGGAGGCGTCATCACAG GTTTTATAATGAAGTTGCCGTTCTGGGGTCAGCCTCCAGACCAGAACTGCTTCGATGACTCTCTTTACTGGGAG GTTcctgaggacgaggaggagaatGAGGAGAGTTTGGCTCAGGCTGATCACTCAAAGAACAAAGCAGAGGCTTAA
- the rd3 gene encoding protein RD3 has translation MASWFSWNEPYYRSARRDPADVVSDTLMLEFSWQLKEAERHQRDRENEYRRIKTGVDYSWLANTPRSCYSVSTGERLGLEDLCSKVPPSCCGLVILKFREVMQANEPEVQEVSGLFRSVLLEALDHLKEEQDAQRLTRQWNKRAMSMSLVNFRSRIRINPFGSTLGLTSAVSDGAGLSDLKTVSGDVERGMEGEGRVWSMPDFRYKGASSSRVV, from the exons ATGGCCTCCTGGTTCAGCTGGAATGAGCCGTATTACCGGAGTGCCCGGCGTGATCCGGCTGACGTGGTCAGCGACACCCTGATGCTGGAGTTCAGCTGGCAGCTGAAGGAGGCCGAGAGGCATCAGAGGGACAGGGAGAACGAGTACCGGCGCATCAAGACCGGAGTGGACTACAGCTGGCTGGCCAACACGCCTCGCTCCTGCTACAGCGTCAGCACCGGAGAGAGGCTGGGCCTGGAGGACCTCTGCTCCAAGGTCCCGCCGTCCTGCTGTGGACTGGTCATACTCAA GTTCAGAGAGGTCATGCAGGCCAATGAGCCCGAGGTGCAGGAGGTGTCCGGCCTGTTCCGCTCCGTCCTCCTCGAGGCTCTGGACCACCTGAAGGAGGAGCAGGATGCGCAGCGGCTCACCCGCCAGTGGAACAAGCGTGCCATGAGCATGTCCCTCGTGAACTTCAGGTCCCGCATCAGGATCAACCCATTCGGGAGCACGCTGGGCCTGACCTCAGCCGTATCCGACGGGGCGGGGCTGAGCGACCTCAAGACGGTGTCAGGGGACGtggagagagggatggagggggaggggagagtGTGGAGCATGCCTGACTTCAGATACAAAGGAGCGAGCAGCAGTAGGGTCGTTTGA